The Nisaea sediminum genomic sequence CAGCTTCTTGAAGCGGTCGAAATTGTCGAACACCGCCTTGACGACCTGGTAGACGACATCTTCCGGAACCTTGGCCGAGGAGACGAAGGTCGCCTTCACGCCGAAGGTCTCGACGTCGGAGTCGTTGCCCTTGTACATGCCGCCCGGAACCGTGGCTTTCGCATAGTAGGGATTGTCGGCCACCAGTTTGTCGATTTCGGGACCGGTCACCGGGATCAGGACCGCATCCGTGGTCGTGGTCGCTTCCTGGATCGAGCCGTTCGGATGGCCCGCGGTGAACACGATCGCATCGACCTTGTTGTCGCCGAGCGCGGCGGCCTGTTCGGAGGACTTCAGCTCGGAGGCGAGCGCGAAGACGTCTTCCTTCCAGCCCAGCGCATCCAGCACGACGCCCATGGTCGCCCGCTGGCCGGAGCCCGGGTTGCCGACATTGACCCGCTTGCCCTTCAGGTCCGCAAAGGCGGTGGCACCGGAATCCTTCCGGGCGACGACGGTGAACGGCTCGCCATGAACCGAGAAGACCGCGCGCAGATCCTCGAAGGCGCCGTCATCCGCGAACTTCGAGGTACCGTGATAGGCATGGTACTGCCAGTCCGACTGGGCAACGCCCATGTCCTGATTGCCGGCTTTGATCGCGTTGATGTTGGCGATCGAGCCGCCCGTCGACGGAGCGGTGCACTTGATGCCGTGCGTGGCGGTATTGCGGTTCACCAGCTTGCAGATCGACTGGCCGACGACGAAATAAACGCCGGTCTGGCCGCCAGTGCCGATGGTGATGAATTTTTCGTCGGCCGCCGAGGACGGCCCCGCCGCCAGTACCTGCCCGGCAAGGACAGCGGCGGCGGAAAGTGTGAGAAGTTTTTTCATAACAGTCTCCCTGTTTTCTTTGTGTGAAAAGTCTCCATGAGCCAGCCTCTTTGCGAATTCGCGGGCTGCTTTGGACCATATAAGCATATCAGCGTATTACTTTTCTCCCGATTGTTGCACCTTCACGCGCGCGCCGCACCCATAGGATACTGGATGTGGCGGACGCTTTCGTCCGGTGCGCCGACCCGATGCCTCCAGGTCACGCCTGGCCACCGGTATTCCACCTTGCCCTTGGCGGGCCAGTAAGCCGCCGTATAGAGCGTGCCGAAGCCGAGATCATAGGCCGTCGAGTAGAGCGGCGGCCTCTGGAAAGCCCCGATGAATTTTTCCGCGGGCTCCTGATGCAATGTCAGGCGCTGCAGAAGATAGCGCTCGCGCTCGACGGTTGCCGTGGCGCGCGCGTGCCGGTGCCATTCGACCTGCTTCTGGTGATTGGTCGCGACGGGCGAATCCGTGATCATGGCGCTTCTATCCGGCGACAGATATGCGGTCAGATGCTCTCCGTGCTTGTCGAGGACCGTGACATTGTACGACATGTGACACGGGATCCGCTTGAGCGCCTCGGCCGCGTCCGCAGCCGTCGAGCAGAACTCGAGCAAATAGCGAATGATGATCGGAACGCCGAAGCCGTCCCCGACGATGGTGCGCCCGCCGAACGTCAGCGAGACCGCGAGACCGTCCTCGTTCATCCCGTCGACCAGGCCGAACAGGCCGTCGGTCATGCCAAGCACGTGGCGTCCGTTCCAGCAGCTGTCCAGGATGACCCCGTCCGCCAGGGTCGGCGGATAGTCGTAGTTGCGCACGAGCAACGGCTCGTCGCCCGGCCAGACCGCCTGGGAGCAGCCCGAGAGGTAGGCCGGCGGGCAATAGTAACTGAGAAACCTGGCCGCCAGGTCGCCGCCGCCGGCAAGTTCGACGAGTCTCTCGTAGGTCGGCACGATCTCCGGCATGTAATGCCTCAGCGCTCGCAGGCTCGCGAGATATGTCTGCCGCGCCTCGATCCCCTCCGACAGGAACCAGTTCCTGTAAGCCGGCCAATGATAGTCGAAAAGCGCGCGCCAACGTTCTCCCGCCGTGGGCTCGGCCACGGCCTGGAACGTCAGCACGGCTTCTTTCAGGTCGGGTACCAAACGTAACTCTCTTAGAGGATCTTGAATGCAGGCGCATCCGATGCCGCGGGAAGAGCACTCGGAAGCGGCCGTGCCTTGTACTGGTTCTTGATACCGTCGATCCAGGCCTTGGAATGTTTCGTCAAACGGAACTTATTGTCCATCGCCCGACCTCGCGTGATCAGGATACCGAGATCGGCACCTTCGTAGCGGAAATCGCCAACCCCCTGAATGCGGAGGAAGAATGCCTCCATTTCGCTCTCCACGGCGCGCCGGTGGTAGTCGAACCTGTTATATTCGACGGTTCCGTCCGGGAGCATTCTCCAGATCCCGCTCTCCGGCGCCTGCGTGATGATATCGACATTGTCGTCGGTATGCTTGATCACCATCTGGCACCAGCCGTCGATATTGTCCGGATCGGCCCAGCGATTGTTCAATTCCTCGACGTCGAGATCGAAATCGACGCCGGAGAATTCCAGCAGATGGAAGAGGAAGAGCGGCGCGTCGGCATGCGCGAAGGCCGCGTGGTTGGTCATCGAACTCGCGCCGGTGACGCGCGGGTTGCATTCGCCGAGATAGATCTCGCCGGTATCCTGGTCGATCAGGAAGTCGAGCTCGAAATAGCCGCGATAGCCTTCCTTGACCAGCTGGTTGCCGAAATCGAAGGTATATTTGCGGGCCGCGTCACGGATCTTCTGGTCGAAGGCGCCGGCAAAGATCTCGTTGCCGCACCAACCGCCGCGATAGGGCGTCAGCTCCTTGAAGCCGACCAGTTCGGTCATCAGCGGGCCGACGATCGTTCCCTTCTTGGTCGCGCAGGCCTCGATCGCGGAGCCGCGGCAAGTGATCCGTTTCATGATCTTGATTTCGCCCTTGCCCACGATCTCGTGCTCATGGCGGCGGAAATCGGCCTCGGTCTTGATGAAGAAGGTGGTGTGGCCGGAATCGCCGAAAGCGGATTGCAGGACGAGATCCTTGCCGATCGGCTTGGCGACGTCCTGCAGATGTTCCCAGCTCTTCACTTCGGAAAGCACGTTGGGCACGCTCGGCACGCCGGCCTTGTTGCCGATCCGAACCGTCTCGATCTTGTGGTCGATTTTCTCGCGCAGCTTGGCTTTCGGGAACCAGACCTCGATGCCGAGTTGCTTGCAGATCTTCTCGACCCGCTCGTCGAACATCAGGAACACAGCCTTGGGCTTGCCGCCCTTCGATTTGATGAAATCGATGACTTCCTTGTGCTCGAGCAGGTAGGCGTTGATGTCCTCGATGGACTCGAATTCCGGATGCGGCTGTTCGGTGGGAACGAAGGTATTCGGATGCCGCCCATCATAGCAGTCTATATAATTGATATACCGGAAATTTTTACACCACTCGTCGATCCCGAGCAGGTTGAAGTTGGTGGCGCTGATAAAGAAGATCGGATCGTCGTTCCGGTGGAAATAGCGCCGGACCTCGGAGATGTTCTTGAGGTGCTTCTTCGGCGCCTTCGCGCGCGCCGGCTTCTTGGCGGCGGTCTTCACCGCCGTTTTCTTGCTCGTCGTTTTGGTTGCCATTTGATTAGCTCCCTGCATCCCTGTTCATGCATTTTGGTTTTGTTGTGCTATGGCGCGTTCGCTGGCCTAAAGACGTTTCTCCAGCGCCTCCTCGGTAAACACGCGCAGGCCCAGATCCGGGCGGTATCCGTGGATTTCCTTGACGTCCAGCTTGCGCAGGAACTCGATGATCTCGGCGCTGAGGACCTGTCCGGGGACGAGGATCGGGAATCCCGGCGGGTAGGGAATGACGAAGGTCGCGGAGACGACCTCGCGCCCCCCCTTCATGGCGGCATCCAGGGTCCCGTCGGTCAGTCCGAGATACTCACACTCCTCCTCCGCATAAGCGAGGAAGTAGGCGGACCGCATGTCGCCTTCCGGCGTCGATCCCTCCCTGTCAGGCCGGAAGGCGTCGTGGAACTTCGAGAAATCCGGTAGCGGCGGCAGGTCGTGGGTCAGCGAATGGATCTTGCGCTCATGCGCCTTCCGCTCCGGACCGTTCATGTCCTCGTACTGCTCTTCGAGATCGTTGGCGATCTTGACCAGGACCTCGATCAGATAGGCGATCGAGCTCCGCGTCGTGCCGATATTCGTCATGAACAGCACGGTGTTGCGGGAGGTCTTGTTGATCTGGATCCCGAACTTGTCCATCAGGATCTCGTTCTTGAAACTGTCCCCGTCGAGCCCGGTGCCGCCGACGAAGAGCGTGACCCTGGTCGCGTCGAGACAGAACTCGTCGCCCGCCCAGGCATCCCAGATCTCGTTCCAGCCACGCTCCGGATCGTAATAGCTCTCGATACCGGATTGCCGGTGTGATGCCGGAACCATGTCGCCGACCGTCAGCACCTTGAAATGCTTGTTCAGCAGCGGATGCATCCGGATCCGCTGGCGCAGCACCATGGCGAGCTCGACCTGCTTCTGGACCAGCTCGAAACCTTCCAGTTCCACCTGCCGGCGGCCGACATCGAGAGACGCCAGGATCTGGTAGTTCGGCGAGGTCGAGGTATGGGTCATGTAGGCTTCGTGGAACGGCTCCTCGACCTTGGAGCTGAAATCCTGGTCATGCACATGGATCATCGATCCCTGACGCAGGGAGGTCAGCGTCTTGTGCGTGGATTGGGTGGTGTAGACCCTGATGCGGACCTTGTCCGGGTCGGGGTAGAGATGTTTGGACAGGTGCGCGCCGATATCGTCCGGATCGAGCTTCGAGAGCTGCTTCTGCTTGGTCGCGTATAGCTTGCGGTACTCGGCCGAGCGGTATTTCTTGCGCAGCGTCTCGGCGGCATGCATGCCGGTGCGTGTCCGGTAGGTCGGCCCAAAGCGGGCAAAACCGAACCAGGCCTCGTCCCAGAGGAAGACGAGGTCCGGCTTGATCGCCAGACATTCCTCCATGAAGCGCTCGACATTGTAGATGATGCCGTCGAACGTGCAGTTCGTCAGCAGCAGCATTTTCACCCGGTCCAGCTTGCCGGCCGCGCGAAGCTCCAGCAGGGTCTTCTTGATTTCCCGGAGCGGAACCGCGCCGTACATCGAGTATTGGTGCAGCGGATAGGAGTCGAGATAGATCACTTCTGCGCCGGTCAGAACCATTCCGTAGTGATGGGACTTGTGGCAGTCGCGGTCGACCAGAACGATGTCGCCGGGGCGGACGAGCGCCTGGACGACAATCTTGTTGCAAGTCGAGGTCCCGTTGGTCGCGAAGTAAGTTTGGCGTGAACCGAAGGCTCTCGATGCCAGCTCCTGGGCCTTCTTGATTGGCCCATGCGGCTCAAGCAGAGAATCCAGGCCGCCCGAGGTCGCGGAGGTTTCCGCCATGAAGATGTTCATGCCGTAGAATTCGCCCATGTCCTTGATCCAGTGGGACTTGACGATCGATTTGCCGCGGGAAATCGGCAGCGCGTGGAACACGCCGGTCGGCTGCTGCGAGTAGTGTTTCAGAGCAGTAAAGAAGGGCGTCTGGTAGCGCGCGTCGATGCCGCGCAGGATATTGGTGTGCAGCTCCAGGAAATCTTCGCGGTTGTAGAACACCCGGCGGCAGGCCTCGCCGACCCGCCCGGCGATATCCTCGACCGCCTGATCGGTGACCAGGAAGAGATCGAGTTCCGGTCGGACGCTATGGATCACGTCGGCTAAGACGACGCCGTAATCCTGCGGTTCGAGATCGTCGATATCGCCGATCTGCGCCGAGTTCAGGATCCGCTGCAGGACGGGCATGTTGTGGTTGGAGTGCAGGCGGAAGCCGAAGCGGATCACGACCGACTGGATCGCCTGGTTGAACAGGATGGCGATCAGTGCGTCCTCGAAGCTGTGCACGAAGACCGGCTCGTAGGTGAAGCTGTCCTCGTCACGGCGCAGGTCGATGAGATCCTGGCGCTGTTGGCGCTGCTGCCCGGGGCTCAGGTCGTCGACGATCAGGACTTCGAAATAGGGCCGGCGGCGGGCCCGCTCTTCCGGTTCCTCGTCCTCCTCGTCATCCGATGCGGGATCGAGTTGGGCGGAGAGATTGACGTGCTTTCGCCGGTAGCTCTCGCTCATCAGGGAGCCGACAATCTGCCGGACGAGAGCGAACAGCGTCTCGAAATCCTCCTCCTGGAGCAGGCCCGAGATCTGATTGAAGGCATGGCGCCCCGGGAAGGCGAAATACTCTTCCATCGGGGCCAGCAGGTGGAGCAGTTCCCCGACCTGCTCGACATCTTTTTCGCGTCCGCGGCCTTCGGCGAGCCGCTGGCAGAGATTCTTCAGTTTGTTCCAGGTGTCCGCTCGGAACGAGGAAGCGTTGTAGTACTGGCTAAGTGAGTGTTTTGCTGTGACCGCCTTCGCTTTTGCCATGTGCTATCGGACACGATCTGTGCCGCCCCTTACTTTGTTAGAGTTTTTAATTCGTTGGCCGGTGGGTATTCATTCTCCTGACCCGGTGCCTCAAAGAAACTGGATGGCGCGGGCACGCCGATGCCGTCCCGGGTCCCCTGCGCCGGCATCGACAGCGGACCGAGACTATTGAGGTAACGATTGTCGAAATGGTCGGTATAGACCGGGAAATTGCTGTTCCGGTCGCGGAAACTTTTCAGGGTCTGTCCGAGACCGCGCAATCCCGTCGCGCGCTGCCGTCTGACCATGTCGAGATCGACCTCGATCGGTATGATCTCTTCCTGGCCTGCGGCCTGGTAGATCACGTTTCCCGACGGCCCCACGACGCAGGACCGTCCGGTTCCACCGGCTCCAAGTCCATTGATATCAAATACATAACATTGGAACATCGCGGCGGTGGAGCGTGCGATGGACAGCTCGATATCGCGGTCGATGGTCCCGGTCAGCACCGGGTGCAGCAGGACCTCCGCCCCCATGGAGGCCAGCTGCCGGGTGGTTTCCGGGAACCAGATATCGTAGCAGATCGACAGGCCGAAGCGACCGACGTCCGGAACGTCGAAGACCAGGAACTGGTCGCCGCCGGTCACGCCGTGCTCATAGGGCGCGAAGGGGAACATCTTCCGGTACCGTCCGACGATTTCCCCGTGCGGGTTGATCACAACGGATTCATTGTAAAGCCGTTCTCCGTCATGGACGAAGAGCGACCCTGGAATGATCCAGATATTGTGTTCCCGCGCCTTTTCCTGGAAGGACCAGAGCACGGCATCCAGGTCGGCCGGATGGTTCGAGGGCAGCGGCCCGTACGGCGCAAGCTCGCTGAACAGCAGCATCTGCACCCAAGGGAACCGCGCCATCGCGAGGTCGACCTTGTGAGTCATCGCAGACACGTTTTCATGTGTCGCGGCAACATGCATCTGGACGCCGGCGATGGCGAACGGTGTCATATGTCCAAGCTCCGGCTTTTAATTAAAATCGAGCATTTACCAGCAGTGGTTTCATGGCAACGGATTCTCCTCACCATAGTCCATGCCGTCGGAAAGCCGGACCGCCGCTATTCGGCGGCGGCACGACCCGCCGACAGCTCGGTGAGGGACTTCTCGATCATGTCCATACCCTCGTCGATCAGCCTGTCTTCCGCGGTTAGCGGAACCAGAATGCGGATCGTGTTGCCGTAGACTCCGCAGGACAGCAGAACGAGTCCGTTGTCGAGCGCACGGGCGCAGAGCGCCTTCGCGGCATCCGCGTCCGGCTCGTTGCCACCCCGCGATTTCACCAGCTCGAACGCGATCATCCCGCCGAGATTGCGGATATCTCCGATCGGGAGCACGTCATTGCGCTCGGCAATGCGATTGATCCGCCCGGTGATGCGCTTGCCGATCTCGGTGCTGCGTTCCAGCAATTTGCCTTTTTCGATGGCCTCGAGAACGCCGAGCGCCGCGGCGCAGCCGACCGGGCTGCCGCCGTAAGTGCCGCCGAGACCGCCGGGCTCCGGCGCATCCATGATTTCGGCCTTGCCGATCACGCCCGCGAGCGGGAAGCCGCCGGCGAGGCTCTTCGCGGTGGTGATCAGGTCAGGCTCGACGCCGGAATGCTCGATCGCGAAGAGCTTGCCGGTCCGCCCGAACCCGGTCTGGATCTCGTCGGCGATCAGGACGATGCCATGGGCGTCGCACACCTCGCGCAACCGCTGGATCAGTTCCTTCGGCGCGATGTAGAAGCCGCCTTCGCCCTGCACCGGCTCGATAATGATGGCCGCGACGCGCGACGGATCGATGTCCGCCTTGAAGAGGCGGTCCATCGCATCGAAGGTGTCCTCGACGGTGACGCCGTGCGGCGGCATCGGGAACGGCAGGTGATAGATCTCGCCCGGGAAGGGACCGAACCCCTTCTTGTAGGGAACGACCTTGCCGGTCAGGCCCATGGTCATGTGGGTCCGGCCGTGAAAGCCGCCGCTGAAGGCGATCACGCCCGGGCGTCCGGTATGGGCGCGGGCGATCTTGACCGCGTTCTCCACGGCTTCCGCACCGGTCGTCACGAAGAGCGTCTTCTTCGGGCTTTTGCCGGGAGCGAGTTCGTTGAGACGCTCCGCCAACTCGACATAGGCGGTGTAGGGAACGACCTGGTAGCAAGTGTGCGTAAAGCGGGCGAGCTGCTCGTTTACCCGCTCCATGACGATGGGGTTGCGGTGGCCCGTGTTGAGCACGGCGATGCCACCCGCAAAATCGATGAAGCGTCGACCTTCAACGTCCCAGATTTCGGCGTTTTCGGCACGGTCGGCATAAATCGCCGTCCCGACGCCGACGCCACGCGGTGTTGCGGCGATCCGGCGATCGTTGAGAGACTTGTTGCTGGTCATGGTCGTTCTCCTGGATGAAGAAACTCGGTAATTTTCGATGTCCGGCGGTGCGCACTCCGCGCATGCCGGATGCTTTTTTGGATCAGGCGGCCTGCGTATCCGCCCCGAGGGCCTGAGGCTGCTGGGTCATCACCTGCTCGAACGTCTGATCGACGTTGTCGGCGCGCGGTTCGTGGACGGAAAAACCGGTCGTCTGCGAAGTCTTCTCCACGGAACCGGAGGCCGGAATCTGCGCGATCCGGCGCGACACGCTCCACACGTGGCCGAACGGATCGATGAGCTTACCATAACGCTCGCCCCAGGGCATATCGGCCAACGGGACGAGAATCCCGGAGCCAGCGGCGACCGCCCGCTGCCAGATCTCGTCCGCATCGGCGAGATAGAGATGCATGCCGACGGCGGTGCCGCCGAAGCCGAGCGGGGAGAAGATGCCGAAGGCAGGCATTTCGTCCATCACCCGGATGACGGAAGTGCCGATCTTCAGTTCGGCCTGCAGCACGAGGCCGGTATCCTCGGCGACGGTGCGGGACAGCACGATCGCGCCGAGGACGTCTTCGTAGTAGGCGAGCGCGGCTTGCGCGTTGCGCACGACGAGCTGGGGCGTAACGGTCCGGTAGCCTTTGGGGATCGGGGCAACTTTCCTGGTCATGAGTCTGATCCTGTTTCGAGAGGGGGGATTGATTTGTCGGCGCCGCCGGGCGCCGTACGCTCTGCCGCAATTGATCTCGGTGAAAAAATGCGTGGCATCAATCCTCGACACCATTTATCATGATGTACAACATGGCGAATGATGTGGCCGGATAAATCGAAAGTCAACACTATGCTTCAAGATGTCGCTCTCGGTGTAACGACCACGATCACCCAGGCGGATATCCCCGTCCTGCGGGCAGAAGGTCGCCTCGGCGAATATGCCGTCGTTTACCGTGCCTATCGCCAGCAACAGGGCGGTGGCTTCGGCGATCAGTCCAAGCACCCGTTCGCCTGGGGCGTTCTGGTCTATGTCGACACCCAACTAGCCCGGGTTTACAGCGCGCGCGGCCTTCCGAGGGAGTGGACCGACCTCACTCGCCTCGAGAAATGGATGCGCGAACAAGGTTTCTGGTACTGGTGGATGCGCAACGACCTTGAGCCCTTGTCCCTGGGGTCGGGTGAAGACGAGGACGAAGCGGAAGATGCATCCGCGGCCGACGCACCGCCGGAACCGCTTCCGGGCGATCTCGGCCATCCGCCGGCGATGGGAGAAACAGCTTAGGCTGGTCCCGGAACTTCTTCAGTCAACCGCAAACCTGTCGGCAATAATCGCTTTCGATCGGTTGTGGCGCGGTTCGGATCCGGCGGCGGTCGGTAACCGAGCTTCTCCCTATCGTGCGGCTTCGCCCAGATTCAGCGGCAAACGCTATCCCGCGTCGAAATCCCTCGCTTTGCCTGTCAAAGACATTACGATTTTCGCAACCATGCATATGGTTGGGAAAAAATCGGCTCGACAGGCCCGGGCGCACTGGTGCCGGGAATACCGGTCGGTAAGATGGTGGGACGGCCGCTTCGGAGGAACAAGACCGGGCCGGTTCCGTCCATCGTCGTGAGTGTGCCTGAGGGAAAATATGTCGATCAAAGCCGCCATTTATCATCTGACACACTACAAATACGACCGTCCGGTGGTGCTCGGTCCGCAGATCATTCGGCTTCGGCCCGCCCCACACAGCCGGACGCGGGTGATCTCGCACGCGCTGAAGGTCAGTCCGTCCGGTCATTTCGTGAACCACCAGCAGGATCCCTACGGCAACTGGCTTGCCCGCTTCGTTTTTCCCGAACCGGTCACCGAGCTGAAGATCGAGGTCGACCTGACCGCCGACATGACCGTCTACAATCCCTTCGACTTCTTCGTCGAGGAAACTGCCGAAAAATGGCCCTTCGCCTATGGTGAGGATATCGAGCCGGATCTGGTCATCTACCGGACGCCGGAGCCGGTCGGACCGCTCCTGCAGACGTTCCTCGATACGATAGACCGGAATGAGACAGGCACCGTCGACCTGGCGGTTGGGCTGAACACCCGGCTGTCTCAGGAAATCGACTACGTGATCCGGATGGAGCCGGGGGTGCAGACGCCCGAAGAGACGCTGGGCGTCTGCAAGGGGTCCTGCCGGGATACCAGCTGGCTTCTGGTGCAGATCCTGCGCAACCTCGGCTTTGCGGCGCGCTTCGTCTCCGGCTACCTGATCCAGCTCAAGCCCGACCTGGTCTCGCTCGACGGGCCCGCCGGGACGGACAAGGACTTCACCGACCTGCATGCCTGGGCCGAGGCCTATATCCCCGGCGCCGGATGGATCGGCCTCGATCCGACGTCGGGGCTTCTGACCGGTGAGAGCCATATCCCGCTGGCCGCCACCCCGCATTACCGCAACGCCGCGCCGATCACCGGCATGGCGAGCGCGGCCAATGTCGATTTCGCCTTCGACATGCAGGTCAGCCGGGTGGCGGAGCACCCGCGGATCACCAAGCCGTTCTCGGACGAGTCCTGGGCGGCACTTGACGCGCTTGGCAAATCGGTCGATGCCGCGCTCAAGGCGGGCGACGTGCGTTTGACCATGGGCGGCGAGCCGACCTTCGTGTCGATCGACGATTTCGAGTCCGACGAGTGGAACACCTCGGCCGTCGGTCCGACCAAGCGCGCGCTGGCCGACAGTCTGATCCGCCGCCTGCGCGACGAGTTCGCGCCAAACGGGTTCCTGCATTACGGCCAGGGCAAATGGTATCCCGGAGAGACCCTTCCACGCTGGACCTTCTCGCTCTACTGGCGGCGCGACGGCAAGCCGGTCTGGTCGGACGCGGGATTGATTGCCGAGGAAGGCACAGAGACCGGCGCGAAGCCGGAGCAGGCGGAGGCCCTGCTGCAGGGGATCGCCGAAGAGCTCGGCGTGGCGGAGGAGTTCGTGGTGCCGGCTTACGAGGATCCGGCGCTCTGGGTCGTGAAGGAAGGCAATCTTCCGGAGAACGTCACGCCGCAGGATTCCAAGCTGGAGGATCCCGAGGAACGCAACCGCATTGCCCGGGTATTCTCCCGCGGGCTGACAAAGCCGTCCGGCTATGTCCTGCCTGTCCAGCGCTGGCAGTCGAAGGCGACCGGCACGAAATGGCGCTCGGAGAAATGGAAGACACGGCGCGGCACGATTTACCTTGTGCCGGGCGACAGTCCGGTCGGCTACCGTCTGCCGCTCGGCACCCTGCCGCACGTGCCGGCGGCGGATTATCCCTATGTCTATCCGATGGATCCCTCCATGCCGCGGGGGCCTTTGCCCGATCCGGCGGAGCGCGAGCAGATGCGGGCGTCTTTCGTCGCTGCCGAACCGGTGCAGGAACGTGTCGAGCAGGAGGTTGGCGATTTGTCGGGCGCCGTGCGTACGGCGCTTTCGATCGAGCTGCGCGATGGCAGGCTCTGTATCTTCATGCCGCCGGTGGAGGAACTCGAAGATTATCTCGAGTTGATCGCCGCGGCGGAGAAGGCCGCGAAATCGCTGGGGGTTGCGGTGCATATCGAAGGCTATGCCCCGCCGCACGATCCGCGCCTCAACGTGATCCGCGTCGCTCCCGATCCGGGCGTGATCGAGGTGAACATCCATCCCGCGTCAAGCTGGGACGAGTGCGTCGCGATCACCGAGGCTGTTTACGAGGCCGCGCGGCAGACCCGGCTCGGCGCCGACAAGTTCATGATCGACGGCAGGCATACCGGCACCGGTGGCGGCAACCACGTGGTCGTCGGCGGGGCGACGCCGCTCGATAGCCCCTTCATCCGCCGCCCCGATCTGCTGAAGAGCATCATCCTCTACTGGCAGCGTCATCCGAGCCTGTCCTATCTCTTCTCCGGCCTCTTCATCGGCCCGACCAGCCAGGCACCGCGGGTCGACGAGGCGCGTCATGACAGCCTCTACGAGCTCGAGATCGCCCTTGCGCAGATCCCGAAGGCGGAGGAGGCGGAGCGGGTGGTGCCCTGGCTCACCGACCGGCTGCTACGCAACATTCTGACGGACGTGACCGGCAATACGCACCGGGCCGAAATCTGCATCGACAAGATGTATTCGCCCGACGGTCCGACCGGGCGCCTCGGTCTAATCGAGTTCCGCGGTTTCGAGATGCCGCCGAACCCGCGCATGAGCCTGGCGCAGCAGCTCTTGATCCGCGCCATCATCGCCCGGCTATGGGCGGTCCCGCTCGAGGGCAATCCGGTCCGCTGGGGCACGACCTTGCATGACCGCTTCATGCTGCCGCATTTCGTCTGGGAGGATTTTGGCGAGGTCCTCGGCGACCTGGCGGACCACGGCTTCCCGCTCCGGTCCGAATGGTACGAGGCCCAGGCCGAGTTCCGCTTCCCGTTCTGCGGCGAGGTCAGTTACGAGGGCGTGGACCTGGAAATCCGGCAGGCGCTGGAGCCGTGGCTGGTGCTGGGCGAAACCGGGGCGATCGGCGGCACCGTGCGCTATACAGACAGCTCCACCGAGCGGCTGCAGGTCAAGCTCA encodes the following:
- a CDS encoding TAXI family TRAP transporter solute-binding subunit, coding for MKKLLTLSAAAVLAGQVLAAGPSSAADEKFITIGTGGQTGVYFVVGQSICKLVNRNTATHGIKCTAPSTGGSIANINAIKAGNQDMGVAQSDWQYHAYHGTSKFADDGAFEDLRAVFSVHGEPFTVVARKDSGATAFADLKGKRVNVGNPGSGQRATMGVVLDALGWKEDVFALASELKSSEQAAALGDNKVDAIVFTAGHPNGSIQEATTTTDAVLIPVTGPEIDKLVADNPYYAKATVPGGMYKGNDSDVETFGVKATFVSSAKVPEDVVYQVVKAVFDNFDRFKKLHPAFANLKETDMISGGLSAPLHDGAAKYYKEKGWLK
- a CDS encoding C45 family peptidase — protein: MLTFQAVAEPTAGERWRALFDYHWPAYRNWFLSEGIEARQTYLASLRALRHYMPEIVPTYERLVELAGGGDLAARFLSYYCPPAYLSGCSQAVWPGDEPLLVRNYDYPPTLADGVILDSCWNGRHVLGMTDGLFGLVDGMNEDGLAVSLTFGGRTIVGDGFGVPIIIRYLLEFCSTAADAAEALKRIPCHMSYNVTVLDKHGEHLTAYLSPDRSAMITDSPVATNHQKQVEWHRHARATATVERERYLLQRLTLHQEPAEKFIGAFQRPPLYSTAYDLGFGTLYTAAYWPAKGKVEYRWPGVTWRHRVGAPDESVRHIQYPMGAARA
- a CDS encoding biotin carboxylase, which gives rise to MATKTTSKKTAVKTAAKKPARAKAPKKHLKNISEVRRYFHRNDDPIFFISATNFNLLGIDEWCKNFRYINYIDCYDGRHPNTFVPTEQPHPEFESIEDINAYLLEHKEVIDFIKSKGGKPKAVFLMFDERVEKICKQLGIEVWFPKAKLREKIDHKIETVRIGNKAGVPSVPNVLSEVKSWEHLQDVAKPIGKDLVLQSAFGDSGHTTFFIKTEADFRRHEHEIVGKGEIKIMKRITCRGSAIEACATKKGTIVGPLMTELVGFKELTPYRGGWCGNEIFAGAFDQKIRDAARKYTFDFGNQLVKEGYRGYFELDFLIDQDTGEIYLGECNPRVTGASSMTNHAAFAHADAPLFLFHLLEFSGVDFDLDVEELNNRWADPDNIDGWCQMVIKHTDDNVDIITQAPESGIWRMLPDGTVEYNRFDYHRRAVESEMEAFFLRIQGVGDFRYEGADLGILITRGRAMDNKFRLTKHSKAWIDGIKNQYKARPLPSALPAASDAPAFKIL
- a CDS encoding aminotransferase class I/II-fold pyridoxal phosphate-dependent enzyme, whose product is MAKAKAVTAKHSLSQYYNASSFRADTWNKLKNLCQRLAEGRGREKDVEQVGELLHLLAPMEEYFAFPGRHAFNQISGLLQEEDFETLFALVRQIVGSLMSESYRRKHVNLSAQLDPASDDEEDEEPEERARRRPYFEVLIVDDLSPGQQRQQRQDLIDLRRDEDSFTYEPVFVHSFEDALIAILFNQAIQSVVIRFGFRLHSNHNMPVLQRILNSAQIGDIDDLEPQDYGVVLADVIHSVRPELDLFLVTDQAVEDIAGRVGEACRRVFYNREDFLELHTNILRGIDARYQTPFFTALKHYSQQPTGVFHALPISRGKSIVKSHWIKDMGEFYGMNIFMAETSATSGGLDSLLEPHGPIKKAQELASRAFGSRQTYFATNGTSTCNKIVVQALVRPGDIVLVDRDCHKSHHYGMVLTGAEVIYLDSYPLHQYSMYGAVPLREIKKTLLELRAAGKLDRVKMLLLTNCTFDGIIYNVERFMEECLAIKPDLVFLWDEAWFGFARFGPTYRTRTGMHAAETLRKKYRSAEYRKLYATKQKQLSKLDPDDIGAHLSKHLYPDPDKVRIRVYTTQSTHKTLTSLRQGSMIHVHDQDFSSKVEEPFHEAYMTHTSTSPNYQILASLDVGRRQVELEGFELVQKQVELAMVLRQRIRMHPLLNKHFKVLTVGDMVPASHRQSGIESYYDPERGWNEIWDAWAGDEFCLDATRVTLFVGGTGLDGDSFKNEILMDKFGIQINKTSRNTVLFMTNIGTTRSSIAYLIEVLVKIANDLEEQYEDMNGPERKAHERKIHSLTHDLPPLPDFSKFHDAFRPDREGSTPEGDMRSAYFLAYAEEECEYLGLTDGTLDAAMKGGREVVSATFVIPYPPGFPILVPGQVLSAEIIEFLRKLDVKEIHGYRPDLGLRVFTEEALEKRL
- a CDS encoding carbon-nitrogen hydrolase family protein, producing MTPFAIAGVQMHVAATHENVSAMTHKVDLAMARFPWVQMLLFSELAPYGPLPSNHPADLDAVLWSFQEKAREHNIWIIPGSLFVHDGERLYNESVVINPHGEIVGRYRKMFPFAPYEHGVTGGDQFLVFDVPDVGRFGLSICYDIWFPETTRQLASMGAEVLLHPVLTGTIDRDIELSIARSTAAMFQCYVFDINGLGAGGTGRSCVVGPSGNVIYQAAGQEEIIPIEVDLDMVRRQRATGLRGLGQTLKSFRDRNSNFPVYTDHFDNRYLNSLGPLSMPAQGTRDGIGVPAPSSFFEAPGQENEYPPANELKTLTK